One candidate division KSB1 bacterium DNA segment encodes these proteins:
- a CDS encoding helix-hairpin-helix domain-containing protein, which yields MWRMEFRPATLVWLLAILFLVGATVRVVERWGHAPRLPLAVVPGSSSIMQARIDSVLRARAAARNAPVNINSATAQDLERLRGIGPTLAAAIVEYRDQHGPFGSIDGLTEVSGIGPKRLEQMRAQCVLDSQ from the coding sequence GGCCACGTTGGTCTGGCTGCTGGCCATTCTGTTTCTGGTGGGCGCGACCGTGCGTGTTGTGGAGCGGTGGGGACATGCTCCGCGGCTGCCGTTAGCGGTGGTGCCGGGTAGTTCGAGTATCATGCAGGCGCGGATCGACTCGGTGCTGCGCGCGCGGGCGGCGGCGCGGAATGCTCCGGTCAATATCAACAGCGCGACGGCGCAAGACCTGGAGCGGCTGCGCGGGATTGGCCCCACGCTGGCGGCGGCCATTGTCGAGTATCGCGATCAGCACGGGCCGTTTGGTTCCATCGACGGGCTGACGGAAGTCAGCGGGATCGGTCCGAAGCGTCTGGAGCAGATGCGCGCGCAGTGCGTGCTCGATTCACAGTAG